A stretch of Gadus chalcogrammus isolate NIFS_2021 chromosome 9, NIFS_Gcha_1.0, whole genome shotgun sequence DNA encodes these proteins:
- the miox gene encoding inositol oxygenase encodes MRVVNLGPDPSLVYRPEILEKQYKDKEDYRNFENGGLFDRVFHTYKIMHSIQTLDFVKLKHSEWSHCSHSQMGVMEAVMSLDQLVDESDPDADFPNSFHAFQTAEGIRREHPDNGWFQLVGLIHDIGKIMALWGEPQWAVVGDTFPVGCRFQNSIVFRENSFQDNPNTSDPVYSTECGIYTNNCGLEKVNMSWGHDEYLYRVMKYNECSIPEEGLYMIRFHSFYPWHSNGDYMHLCNEKDLRMLPWVQEFNKFDLYTKTADLPDVEALKPYYQSLIDKYCPGILKW; translated from the exons ATGAGAGTGGTGAACTTG GGTCCTGACCCATCTTTGGTGTATCGACCAGAAATTTTGGAAAAGCAGTACAAGGATAAAGAGGATTACAGAAACTTTGAG aATGGAGGTCTTTTCGATCGAGTCTTCCACACATACAAGATAATGCACAGCATCCAGACTCTGGACTTTGTCAAACTAAAG CACTCCGAGTGGTCCCACTGCAGCCACTCCCagatgggggtgatggaggcaGTCATGTCCCTGGACCAGCTGGTGGATGAGTCAGATCCCGACGCAGACTTCCCCAACTCCTTCCATGCCTTCCAAACAGCCGAGGGAATCCGGAGGGAACACCCGGATAATG GCTGGTTCCAGCTGGTGGGGCTCATCCACGACATCGGGAAAATCATGGCTCTTTGGGGAGAGCCCCAG TGGGCTGTGGTCGGAGACACCTTCCCTGTTGGCTGTCGGTTCCAGAACTCCATAGTGTTCAGGGAAAACAGTTTCCAGGACAACCCAAACACCTCTGACCCCGTGTACAG TACTGAATGTGGAATCTACACAAACAACTGTGGGCTGGAAAAAGTCAACATGTCTTGGGGTCATGATG AGTATCTGTACAGAGTGATGAAGTATAATGAATGCTCTATCCCAGAGGAG GGCTTGTATATGATCCGCTTCCACTCGTTCTACCCCTGGCACTCCAATGGCGACTACATGCATCTCTGCAATGAGAAGGATCTGCGCATGCTCCCCTGGGTTCAGGAGTTCAA CAAATTCGACCTGTACACAAAGACCGCTGACCTGCCCGACGTCGAAGCCCTGAAACCGTACTACCAGTCCCTTATCGACAAGTACTGCCCTGGAATCCTTAAGTGGTGA